In Trifolium pratense cultivar HEN17-A07 linkage group LG7, ARS_RC_1.1, whole genome shotgun sequence, a genomic segment contains:
- the LOC123896879 gene encoding uncharacterized protein LOC123896879, which translates to MDPKNASTRSHLSSIKYTNTSTLFLNSPREFPKPKSFSFFTNPNRRRYHRLPGHRRRHLPSPSFFSSQSPLLSQFQYSPIRRSQNPQFFSLTKIRNDTHLLSDYSAEAGTSADYYNFQHNSTMISSNYCCHKIFGAACFIISDRSIDCVLAQLVTLIAYKCVQS; encoded by the exons ATGGATCCCAAAAATGCATCTACTAGATCTCATCTCAGTTCAATCAAATACACCAATACATCTACACTGTTTCTCAACTCCCCACGCGAATTTCCCAAACCCAAATCCTTCTCGTTCTTCACGAATCCTAATCGAAGAAGATATCATCGTCTTCCCGGTCATCGACGACGACATTTACCATCACCATCGTTTTTCTCTTCACAATCACCCCTTCTTTCTCAGTTCCAATATTCTCCAATACGCAGAAGCCAAaacccccaatttttttcattgACAAAAATCAGAAACGATACACATCTCCTATCTGATTATTCAGCTGAAGCTGGGACTAGTGCAG ATTACTATAATTTTCAGCACAATTCCACCATGATTTCATCCAATTACTGTTGTCATAAAATATTTGGCGCCGCCTGTTTTATTATCTCAGATAGGTCGATTGATTGTGTCCTTGCACAGTTGGTAACATTAATAGCATACAAGTGTGTTCAAAGTTAA
- the LOC123895827 gene encoding syntaxin-71-like — IGTLCSQVKGLSSQEFAARNDLVLSLPERIQAIPDGTLAAPKQTGGCGASASRPEIKFDSDGYFEQTKESSQFREEYEMPKMKQDQGLDVIAEGLDTLKNMAHDMNEEFDKQVPLMDEIDTKVDKASSDLKYTNVKLKDTVTQLRSSRNFCIDIVLLIIILGIAAYLYKPHHAQLLF; from the exons ATTGGTACTTTGTGTTCACAGGTAAAGGGGCTTTCGTCGCAAGAATTTGCTGCCCGTAATGATTTGGTTCTTTCATTGCCAGAGAGGATCCAAGCTATCCCGGATGGGACCCTTGCTGCACCCAAACAAACTGGAGGTTGTGGAGCTTCTGCCTCACGTCctgaaattaaatttgattcag ATGGATACTTTGAACAAACCAAAGAATCAAGTCAGTTTAGGGAGGAGTATGAAATGCCTAAAATGAAACAG GATCAAGGTTTGGATGTGATTGCAGAAGGATTGGATACTTTGAAAAACATGGCACATGATATGAATGAG GAATTTGATAAGCAAGTTCCACTGATGGATGAGATTGACACAAAG GTGGACAAGGCATCCTCTGACCTTAAATATACCAACGTTAAACTTAAAGACACAGTTACCCAG CTACGATCCAGTCGAAACTTCTGTATTGATATTGTTTTGTTGATTATAATTTTGGGAATTGCTGCCTATTTGTACAA GCCCCATCACGCGCAGCTGCTGTTCTAG
- the LOC123896881 gene encoding uncharacterized protein LOC123896881 codes for MANESEAPHHTFRMENNGKRKRKEDENGSISITSPLSTKREVREDLDTEVKQISFVNLISESDKQSNLQSKEQKYNMQSKEKNGYFDDWNPNFFRPANCDVKEE; via the exons ATGGCAAATGAATCAGAAGCACCACACCACACCTTCAGAATGGAGAACAATGGCAAACGAAAACGAAAAGAAGATGAGAATGGTTCTATATCCATTACATCTCCACTGTCTACtaaaagagaagttagagaaGATTTGGATACTGAAGTTAAGCAAATTTCCTTTGTAAATTTGATCTCAGAAAG TGACAAACAATCTAACCTGCAATCCAAAGAGCAAAAATATAACATGCAATCCAAAGAGAAAAATGGATATTTTGATGATTGGAATCCCAACTTCTTTAGGCCAGCAAATTGTGATGTCAAAGAG GAATGA
- the LOC123896880 gene encoding uncharacterized protein LOC123896880: protein MTVHDLVDGNGKWNWSLFDSWIPADCCKKIAAILPPNDDYGGDERVSIGGSTQQFSVANIYNNLCGFNEKDVNTIWMKIWRLKVPERVRTLIWLIFHKRLLTNSLKSKMGLHHAMCVFCGDVEETILHVMRDCPKAMAIWSSVLSVNDRGIFCVGELQNMFTLLCIITTPLLCIMEHIVLRAC, encoded by the exons ATGACAGTGCATGATCTGGTGGATGGTAATGGTAAGTGGAATTGGAGTTTATTTGACAGTTGGATACCTGCAGattgttgtaaaaaaattgCAGCAATTCTACCTCCAAATGATGATTATGGTGGTGACGAGAGGGTTAGTATTGGAGGAAGTACACAACAATTCTCAGTTGCTAATATATATAACAACTTGTGTGGATTTAATGAGAAGGATGTTAACACCATTTGGATGAAAATCTGGCGTTTGAAGGTTCCAGAGAGAGTTCGGACACTAATTTGGTTGATTTTTCATAAAAGATTGTTAACTAACTCTCTCAAAAGCAAGATGGGGCTGCATCATGCTATGTGTGTTTTTTGTGGAGATGTAGAGGAAACAATACTTCATGTTATGAGAGATTGTCCAAAAGCAATGGCTATATGGAGTAGTGTGCTATCAGTAAATGATAGAGGAATTTTTTGTGTAGGAGAGCTGCAAAATATGTTTACACTTCTTTGCATTATAACAACACCACTTCTTTGCATTATGGAACACATAGT TTTAAGAGCATGTTGA
- the LOC123895828 gene encoding transcription termination factor MTERF15, mitochondrial, with translation MFLRRDVRAEVVRDPRILGMEIGGFSRCLKLLQSLKCREAIKERIFVEGLVRASFEVKLRVDCLCGHGLIRRDALKVLWKEPRLMTYDLEDIEKKIEILLHRMKYGIDCLHEVPEYLGVNFENQIVPRYNVIEYLNGKGAIGFEVRLKDLIKPTRHRFYNLYVKPYPECEKIYGRFSGKLEIKRNHPAGLWKLFKPQKFTQTGKDVKNMKAFMGSLV, from the exons ATGTTTTTGCGACGCGATGTTAGGGCCGAGGTTGTTAGGGATCCACGGATTCTGGGAATGGAAATTGGGGGATTTTCGCGGTGTTTGAAGTTGTTGCAGAGTTTGAAATGCAGGGAGGCAATTAAAGAGAGGATTTTTGTAGAGGGTTTGGTTAGGGCTTCTTTTGAAGTGAAGCTGAGAGTGGATTGTTTATGCGGTCACGGTTTGATCCGTAGGGATGCTTTGAAG GTATTGTGGAAGGAACCAAGGTTGATGACTTATGATCTGGAGGATATTGAGAAGAAGATTGAAATTTTACTTCATAGGATGAAATATGGTATTGATTGTTTGCATGAAGTTCCTGAATACTTGGGTGTGAATTTTGAAAATCAGATTGTTCCTAGATACAATGTGATCGAGTATTTGAATGGAAAGGGTGCAATTGGGTTTGAAGTTAGATTGAAGGACCTTATCAAACCAACTAGGCATAGATTTTATAACCTTTATGTCAAGCCTTACCCTGAATGTGAAAAAATATATGGCAGATTTTCAGGTAAGCTTGAAATTAAAAGAAACCATCCTGCTGGACTTTGGAAGCTGTTCAAACCACAAAAGTTTACACAAACCGGTAAAGATGTGAAGAACATGAAGGCTTTCATGGGTTCACTAGTGTAG